The following coding sequences lie in one Enterococcus sp. 9E7_DIV0242 genomic window:
- a CDS encoding phage tail domain-containing protein, with translation MDVLIEKGESSTKLSSLGLLVLDFQDTSPTIELNKRTVTGRNGSVYAGARFTEKTIKVSGRLLTQSNYHFEETKDVINALLSDVEPFYITKMYPEENFLYEFERPGEKLSDFDLFDIPHIPYKYRYKVTINGSINYSFLGKSTAGLLFNFNVSFTTAEMPFGQTVPVDKVITKNFIEYKGSAMCSQLEYPWYLKLTSNQEQTGSFTVKIGDRTFLYTASAKIKEGDILLLKGVENTLNGVNVNNHTNYEHFELLPSEENRNAFSTTFIGTVQLINFTEFYK, from the coding sequence GTGGATGTATTAATTGAAAAAGGAGAATCAAGTACGAAGCTTTCCTCTTTAGGATTGCTTGTACTTGATTTTCAAGACACATCACCAACGATTGAATTAAACAAAAGAACTGTAACAGGACGAAACGGCAGTGTTTACGCGGGAGCTAGATTTACTGAAAAAACAATCAAGGTTTCTGGTAGATTGCTTACCCAATCAAATTACCATTTCGAAGAAACAAAAGATGTAATCAATGCGCTACTTTCGGATGTAGAGCCGTTCTATATAACGAAGATGTATCCAGAGGAAAACTTTCTTTATGAGTTTGAACGGCCAGGAGAAAAACTGTCTGATTTTGATTTATTTGATATTCCTCATATACCGTATAAATATAGGTATAAAGTAACTATAAATGGGTCTATCAACTATTCATTTCTGGGTAAAAGTACAGCAGGGCTACTTTTCAATTTTAACGTGTCATTTACTACAGCAGAAATGCCCTTTGGACAAACAGTGCCAGTCGATAAGGTAATCACTAAGAATTTTATTGAGTACAAAGGTTCCGCTATGTGCAGTCAGTTGGAGTACCCATGGTATTTAAAATTAACTTCGAATCAAGAACAAACAGGATCTTTTACTGTAAAGATTGGTGATCGAACATTTCTGTATACTGCGAGTGCAAAAATAAAAGAAGGAGACATTCTTCTATTGAAAGGTGTGGAAAATACTTTAAATGGTGTGAACGTCAATAATCATACTAACTATGAGCATTTTGAACTTCTACCTTCAGAAGAAAATCGAAATGCTTTTTCTACTACTTTTATAGGCACTGTTCAATTGATCAACTTCACAGAATTCTACAAGTAG
- a CDS encoding DUF1617 family protein, translating to MNFKNEEIIPAINFLQKIELKAKASRARSKIIILLSKKLEELQNDERTLLEHYSEKNESGQPIMIDSNTFSLSEENSLEVARERIDLLNETVTIVTTEYQEHVQRLQEALENYDSELSGSDAEMYDRLLDELEREGAKL from the coding sequence ATGAATTTTAAGAATGAAGAAATAATCCCAGCGATTAACTTTTTACAAAAAATAGAACTGAAAGCGAAAGCATCACGAGCGCGTTCAAAAATTATCATCCTCTTATCAAAAAAATTAGAGGAACTTCAAAATGATGAGCGAACACTGCTTGAACATTATTCAGAGAAAAACGAATCTGGACAACCAATAATGATTGATAGTAATACATTTAGTCTATCAGAAGAAAATAGTCTCGAAGTGGCAAGGGAGCGCATAGACCTCCTCAATGAGACAGTTACTATCGTTACTACTGAATATCAAGAACATGTACAACGTCTGCAAGAAGCCTTAGAAAACTATGATAGTGAGTTGTCTGGCAGCGATGCAGAAATGTATGATCGCTTATTGGACGAACTTGAGCGAGAAGGCGCTAAATTATGA
- a CDS encoding phage tail protein codes for MLNFINEKGNIVSALAKVKETKAVNGEKSLSGTIYPSDNSEVTGIDRGWKLKFNNEFYYITYALPIDLGNALEIEFDAVHEFFYDFSKSVVHEELNGSHTMLTYLEFIFKDSGYLYRLETFVSAFEKESFGLKNRLTLFNDIVNSTGVEFSVSGKVVRILDKVGTDLSTIVKKGFNLQDLKLEKNIGDFITYKKGYGAYYDEEDHSKGRLTVQYASPLVAVYGTLEGDPVIDERYTVSANLLSRITEDVENSYSISVQLDMEDLTLAGYEYEQPQEGDYIMAINKDLEFEKKIRIVSFSSEYDIDENLISHRVTCNSIGVIDRIDASESSIKKDIAESLQIAKDAKDTANTAAVSANGKNTIFYGPDEPKTSRVGDVWFQTVGEETVMKTWNGAEWVPVVDTKENKELKEATDQAKKLANEAAEEAQLATEKANDAIAEADNSKELAQQAKTDASNAASEALKAKADAASALSEITGVKTELSTEVKRIDGELSAKVSQTDYNALKGTVTSQGTAITANTTAISLKANKTDVDTLKDRVSKTESSLTLQSGQITALTTKTDGHTTQISSLQQTAAGLVSSVSQVESDIKNVSNRNLLFNSTWNLGDGGWLGFASGRYVKSPEEDKASSSLLYCGATTAGTSQMRSEPIYVEKGDIYTLAFDVKTNMWDAARNAVLFGVRIFPEKDTANSSANALQNVHLYTKSYFKATEVNVWKRLSHTFTVAESGYLRVLPYNGNTNTSAVHHYREVSLIKGSVAVSDWTAAAEDSATVTQISTIEQTINSIQLTVENKAEKSQITQLSDQINLRVSKNDVVNQINVSNESILIAGNKIQITGQTYIENSVIKTAMIANATITDAKIGSVSANKMTTGTLDASNVNVINLNASNITTGTLTGPNLSMNLITGEVLFRKGIIQNSTGKINIDLNNNLMFYKGSNFSTLFGEYGLIIYDGEPTTSFISKTDPKLKLGFGMFGYYPTGGQMPEIIGNNGVRVGSYKQTAVGGGTTSTFAGGMTVSAEGATVVSSASGQSLQLGYTSSAATVMGSAITLYTLNGTITARGNFSVTGTKNAIHEIEPNHWIATPAYETAESYLGDIGTATTEENIVKISIENLFGKVVNTDIEYHVFLSSYSDGGIVWVEDREKDFFIVKSNKPVVSFAWEIKAKRKGYENDRLEVVQL; via the coding sequence ATGCTTAATTTTATTAACGAAAAAGGGAATATAGTCTCTGCACTTGCTAAAGTAAAAGAAACTAAAGCAGTTAATGGAGAAAAGTCATTGAGCGGTACAATTTATCCTTCTGACAATTCTGAAGTAACAGGAATTGATCGAGGATGGAAGCTTAAGTTCAATAATGAGTTTTACTATATAACCTATGCTTTACCGATTGATTTAGGAAATGCACTGGAAATAGAATTCGATGCAGTACATGAGTTTTTTTATGACTTTTCAAAAAGTGTTGTTCATGAAGAGTTGAATGGTTCTCATACAATGCTGACTTATCTTGAATTTATTTTCAAGGATTCGGGGTATTTGTATAGATTAGAAACTTTTGTTTCTGCTTTTGAAAAGGAAAGTTTCGGTTTAAAAAATCGACTCACTCTTTTTAATGATATCGTCAACAGTACGGGGGTCGAGTTTAGTGTATCCGGTAAAGTTGTACGGATACTAGACAAGGTCGGGACTGATTTATCAACAATCGTAAAAAAAGGCTTTAACCTCCAAGATTTGAAGTTAGAAAAAAACATTGGTGACTTTATCACCTATAAAAAGGGATATGGAGCCTATTATGATGAAGAGGATCATAGTAAAGGCCGGCTAACGGTACAATACGCTAGCCCACTTGTAGCTGTCTATGGAACATTAGAGGGCGATCCAGTTATTGACGAGCGATATACTGTTTCTGCAAATTTATTAAGTAGAATTACTGAAGATGTAGAAAATTCTTATTCCATTTCTGTTCAATTGGATATGGAGGACCTGACTCTTGCTGGTTATGAGTACGAACAACCTCAAGAGGGTGATTACATCATGGCAATTAATAAGGATTTGGAATTTGAGAAGAAAATCCGGATTGTTTCGTTTTCTAGTGAATACGATATAGATGAGAATTTGATATCACATAGAGTAACCTGTAATTCTATTGGAGTAATCGACCGCATAGACGCCTCTGAGTCCTCTATAAAAAAGGATATTGCTGAGTCATTACAGATTGCAAAAGATGCAAAAGACACAGCAAACACGGCGGCAGTGTCTGCAAATGGGAAAAATACAATATTTTATGGGCCGGATGAACCAAAGACAAGTAGGGTTGGTGACGTGTGGTTTCAAACAGTTGGAGAAGAAACTGTAATGAAGACATGGAATGGAGCAGAATGGGTTCCTGTTGTTGATACGAAAGAGAACAAAGAACTCAAAGAAGCAACTGATCAGGCAAAAAAACTTGCTAATGAAGCTGCGGAAGAAGCTCAACTGGCTACCGAGAAAGCCAATGATGCGATAGCTGAGGCTGATAATAGCAAAGAGCTTGCCCAACAAGCTAAAACCGATGCTTCAAACGCTGCGAGTGAAGCCTTGAAAGCAAAGGCAGACGCTGCATCTGCTTTATCAGAAATCACAGGTGTGAAGACGGAGCTTTCCACAGAAGTTAAGCGAATTGATGGGGAACTATCAGCAAAAGTATCTCAGACAGACTATAACGCTTTGAAAGGTACTGTAACATCGCAGGGGACAGCAATTACTGCCAATACAACAGCGATATCACTCAAAGCGAACAAGACTGACGTTGATACATTAAAAGATAGAGTGTCTAAAACAGAATCAAGCTTAACTCTTCAATCCGGTCAGATTACTGCATTAACCACAAAAACCGATGGTCATACCACTCAAATTTCAAGTTTACAACAGACTGCCGCTGGTTTAGTTAGTTCAGTTAGTCAGGTGGAGTCTGACATAAAAAATGTAAGCAACAGGAATCTTCTATTCAACTCAACATGGAATCTAGGAGACGGGGGTTGGCTTGGGTTTGCTAGTGGCAGATATGTTAAATCACCGGAAGAGGATAAAGCATCAAGTTCACTATTGTACTGTGGGGCTACTACAGCAGGAACGTCACAGATGCGTAGTGAGCCTATCTATGTTGAAAAAGGAGACATATACACACTTGCATTTGATGTGAAAACAAACATGTGGGATGCAGCAAGGAATGCTGTACTGTTTGGAGTAAGAATTTTTCCAGAAAAAGATACGGCGAATTCAAGTGCTAATGCGTTACAGAATGTACATTTGTATACAAAGTCATACTTTAAAGCAACAGAGGTAAATGTCTGGAAAAGATTGTCACATACTTTTACTGTAGCAGAATCAGGCTATCTTAGAGTGCTTCCATACAACGGAAATACTAATACTTCTGCTGTTCATCATTATAGAGAGGTTTCTTTAATCAAAGGCAGTGTAGCAGTTTCTGATTGGACTGCTGCCGCTGAAGACAGCGCAACAGTAACACAGATTTCAACCATTGAACAAACAATAAATAGTATTCAATTGACCGTCGAAAACAAAGCCGAGAAAAGCCAAATTACCCAACTATCGGATCAAATAAATTTAAGAGTTTCAAAGAATGATGTAGTTAACCAGATAAATGTTTCAAATGAATCTATTCTAATTGCAGGTAATAAAATCCAAATTACAGGACAGACATACATCGAAAACAGTGTAATAAAGACTGCGATGATTGCTAATGCTACAATAACTGATGCAAAAATAGGAAGTGTCTCAGCTAACAAAATGACTACAGGGACATTGGATGCTTCTAATGTGAACGTCATTAATTTGAATGCTAGCAATATTACGACAGGAACTTTAACTGGTCCTAATCTATCAATGAATCTAATTACTGGTGAAGTTCTTTTTCGTAAAGGAATCATTCAGAACTCAACCGGTAAAATAAACATCGATTTGAATAATAATCTAATGTTTTATAAAGGTTCCAATTTCTCAACACTTTTCGGCGAATACGGCTTGATTATTTATGATGGTGAACCTACAACATCCTTCATTTCTAAAACTGATCCTAAGTTGAAATTAGGTTTTGGGATGTTCGGTTATTATCCAACAGGAGGGCAGATGCCTGAAATTATAGGAAATAACGGTGTGCGAGTTGGTAGTTACAAGCAAACTGCAGTTGGAGGAGGCACAACATCAACATTTGCTGGGGGAATGACAGTATCTGCAGAGGGGGCTACTGTTGTCAGCAGTGCAAGTGGACAATCATTGCAATTGGGATATACAAGTAGCGCAGCGACTGTAATGGGATCAGCAATAACCTTGTATACGTTAAACGGAACTATTACTGCAAGAGGTAATTTCTCAGTAACAGGAACCAAAAACGCCATTCATGAAATTGAACCCAACCACTGGATTGCAACACCAGCGTATGAAACAGCAGAGAGCTACTTAGGCGATATCGGGACCGCCACAACAGAAGAGAATATAGTGAAAATCAGTATAGAGAACCTGTTTGGCAAAGTAGTAAATACAGATATTGAATACCATGTTTTTTTATCTTCGTATTCTGATGGTGGCATAGTTTGGGTAGAAGATAGAGAAAAAGATTTCTTTATTGTGAAGTCGAATAAACCAGTCGTTTCTTTTGCATGGGAAATCAAAGCAAAACGTAAGGGATATGAAAATGATCGTCTTGAAGTCGTTCAATTATAG
- a CDS encoding holin encodes MDNILIAATTIAVFVLAFTEFIKRMIGVESKWLPLINLLTGLAVGIGWSLSFAPDELIIFIWGGLVAGLSAGGFYDLGVSAFRKDEK; translated from the coding sequence ATGGATAATATTTTGATTGCAGCGACGACGATCGCTGTTTTTGTTTTGGCATTTACAGAGTTCATTAAGAGAATGATAGGTGTGGAAAGCAAATGGTTGCCTCTAATTAATTTACTGACAGGGTTAGCAGTAGGTATCGGATGGAGCTTATCATTCGCTCCTGATGAGCTAATTATCTTCATCTGGGGTGGTTTGGTTGCAGGGTTGTCTGCCGGAGGTTTCTACGATTTAGGGGTTAGTGCATTTAGAAAGGATGAGAAATAA